The following coding sequences lie in one Patescibacteria group bacterium genomic window:
- the rpsL gene encoding 30S ribosomal protein S12 produces MPTINQLVKRRRVIPKRKSKTPALTRSFNVLKNRPIEFFAPFKRGVCTKVTTKTPRKPNSAIRKIARVRLTNGMEVTAYIPGIGHALQEHSVVLLRGGRVKDVNLRYTIVRGVLDATGVDKRMKGRSQYGAKRPKKA; encoded by the coding sequence ATGCCGACAATCAACCAATTAGTAAAACGAAGACGAGTTATTCCAAAGCGAAAATCAAAAACGCCAGCTTTGACGCGATCATTCAACGTTTTGAAAAATCGCCCAATCGAATTCTTCGCGCCATTTAAACGAGGTGTCTGTACTAAAGTTACGACCAAGACTCCCCGAAAGCCAAACTCAGCTATTCGAAAAATTGCTCGCGTACGTCTCACGAACGGTATGGAAGTTACCGCGTACATTCCAGGTATTGGACACGCGCTTCAAGAACACTCCGTAGTTTTGCTCCGAGGTGGTCGCGTAAAAGACGTCAACCTCAGATACACGATCGTTCGTGGAGTCCTCGATGCTACGGGAGTAGATAAGAGAATGAAAGGACGAAGCCAGTACGGAGCCAAACGGCCTAA